In Plasmodium vinckei vinckei genome assembly, chromosome: PVVCY_13, a single genomic region encodes these proteins:
- a CDS encoding micro-fibrillar-associated protein, putative encodes MSTINELLNYFGGEDPEQNEINETDEKEKREKVTVKRYFPGKKPHYAKESEDEDLIDDEEENEEDKNPLFTNDLKKNKNNDPQHVEIPTGVHIRNDETKRRYERLRNIKNDTKQRAERRTREVTVISHVDEKKEEEKEEVEEVEEVEEEEVEEVEEVEEDEAEEAEEEEEEEEEDDDEDEDDDYLESDSDNSDIVIKHEFVSKKGRKTLLENVEKEEKEKKKLENINSEKELINIEKKENVIKETLNAEIMEEMLKNKKNNFFSSEEDFEDDEKDEELNEKEYELWKVRHFERLKRDELERKKHEILQEEIKERRKMTDKEIIEQNKHLPHKANNKKKKKMLFMQKYYHRGGFYQDLFEEGKEEIYRRDYNEPTYEDRIDKEKLPKVLQVRRGNFGKQGQTKYTHLLDNDTSKKDSLWNNPQFNSKNNKKKHDEFDRPTYKKR; translated from the exons ATGAGCACGATAAATGAACTGCTAAACTATTTTGGTGGTGAAGATCcagaacaaaatgaaatcaATGAAACtgatgaaaaagaaaagagaGAAAAAGTCACAGTAAAACGATACTTTCCAGGAAAG aAACCTCACTATGCCAAAGAGTCTGAAGATGAAGATCTCATCGATGAcgaagaagaaaatgaagaagataaaaatccgttatttacaaatgatttaaaaaaaaataaaaacaacgATCCTCAACATGTTGAAATACCCACAGGGGTCCATATACGCAACGATGAAACCAAAAGGAGATATGAAAGACTAAGAa ATATAAAGAATGATACAAAACAGAGAGCTGAGCGAAGGACCCGGGAAGTTACCGTTATCAGCCATGTTGACGAAAAAAAGGAAGAGGAGAAGGAAGAAGTAGAAGAAGTAGAGGAAGTAGAAGAGGAAGAAGTAGAAGAAGTAGAGGAAGTAGAAGAGGACGAAGCGGAAGAAGCAGAGGAGGAAGAGGAAGAGGAAGAAGAGGACGATGATGAGGACGAGGATGATGACTACTTAGAAAGCGACAGTGATAATAGTGACATTGTCATAAAACATGAGTTTGTTTCTAAAAAGGGAAGAAAAACACTTTTAGAAAATGTGGagaaagaagaaaaagaaaaaaagaaattggaaaatataaattcagaaaaagaattaataaatatagaaaaaaaagaaaatgttataaaagAAACATTAAATGCAGAGATAATGGAAGAAAtgctaaaaaataaaaaaaataattttttttcctctGAAGAAGATTTTGAAGATGATGAAAAAGATGAAGAactaaatgaaaaagaatatgaGTTATGGAAAGTTAGACATTTTGAAAGATTAAAAAGAGATGAActagaaagaaaaaaacatgaaatattacaagaagaaattaaagaaagaagaaaaatgacagataaagaaataatagaacaaaataaacatttaCCACATAAagctaataataaaaaaaaaaaaaaaatgttatttatgcaaaaatattatcatagAGGAGGGTTTTATCAAGATCTATTTGAAGAAGGTAAAGAAGAAATTTATAGAAGAGATTATAATGAACCTACATATGAAGATAGAATTGATAAAGAGAAGTTACCAAAAGTTTTACAAGTACGAAGAGGAAACTTTGGAAAACAAGgacaaacaaaatatacacaCTTGTTAGACAATGATACTTCAAAAAAAGATTCTCTATGGAATAATCCACAGTTTAATTCGAAgaataataagaaaaagCATGATGAGTTTGATCGCCCAacatacaaaaaaagataG
- a CDS encoding protein BCP1, putative, whose amino-acid sequence MEDAGEKGKTKDENKKVHNPTINKLKKEGEKKKKKKNLKTKKNNETYSDSDQNDELVVNFDLIDPDEIYKDNIKILLKNSELFNSIKCFEELAHIICEQQNIGKFVCIANEKEYENLISFATIINLNQYTELTNLKEFFINKIEKINKNTEFEENRKQLKMLIEKKDINIGLLIGSRIINCPIRLVPLIHKNLDEDIIWSQGIEDLDYSEKKFYFFDYILFYTKAYKNVNNPDQIIFFNFEEEHFFKHKLYYIMWNNNNIKKFYEIENEKNKETNYKEFVILFIIPYSKYQQVSEELQNSV is encoded by the coding sequence ATGGAGGATGCAGGTGAAAAGGGGAAGACAAAGGATGAGAATAAAAAGGTTCACAATCcaacaataaataaattaaagaaagaaggagaaaaaaaaaaaaaaaaaaaaaatttgaaaacaaaaaagaataatgaAACATATAGTGATAGTGATCAAAATGATGAACTAGTTGTTAATTTCGATTTGATAGATCCagatgaaatatataaagataatataaaaatattattaaaaaattcagaACTATTTAATAGTATAAAATGCTTTGAAGAATTAgcacatataatatgtgAACAACAAAATATTGGAAAGTTTGTATGTATAGCAAATGAAAAGGAATATGAAAACTTAATTAGTTTTGCAACCATTATAAACTTAAATCAATATACTGaattaacaaatttaaaagaattttttataaataaaattgaaaaaataaataaaaatacagaGTTTGAAGAAAATCGTAAACAACTTAAAATGTTgatcgaaaaaaaagacataAATATTGGATTATTAATTGGTAGtagaataataaattgtCCTATACGTTTAGTTCCattaatacataaaaatttagatGAAGATATAATATGGTCTCAAGGTATTGAAGATTTAGATtatagtgaaaaaaaattttatttttttgattatattttattttatactaaagcttataaaaatgtaaataaccctgatcaaattattttttttaattttgaagaagaacatttttttaaacataagTTGTATTACATCATGtggaataataataatattaaaaagttttatgAAAtcgaaaatgaaaaaaataaagaaacaaattataaagagtttgttatactttttatcataccatattcaaaatatcAACAAGTTTCAGAAGAGCTACAAAACTCGGTTTGA